The stretch of DNA CTAATCGAGTAGTTTTATGGGGAAAAAGTACTATGATTTCTATGATTTCCGCCTCgtgtgtctttgctcctctatgacagtgaactaaatatctttggtgtgtggacaaaacaaaacatcatctttgaaCTTGTTTGCAtatttccaccattttatggaccaaacaactaatcgaataatcgagaaaataatggacggattaattgataatgaaaataatcgttagttgcagccctaatattattttgaaaactaaaacTTTTGTACATCTTCATGATTACATCAACAGGAAATGATGAGTGTTgagtgatttcctttttttgactCCTACCCAGACTGATGACGGCAATTTCCCCAGAAGAGGAGTGGTGTGGGCCCAGGTAGACGCCGGACACGAGCAGCAGGCTGTCGTCAGCGTTGAACTGGGAGAACTGAGTGTAGCCCCAGTTGAACTGCCGCATGCTGCAGCTGTGAACCAGGGAGATATTACCATCTGGCCGCTCTGTGTCCCACAGCTGCTTGCGAGAAGGCAAAAGAGAGGTGTGGAAATAAGCGAGTGGATAATTAAGAAGTGAGGGCGCTTACACAATGATCGGTTCAGACAAGGAAACAATCTGAAAACTAAACAGTATAGTGGTATCTCGTCCTTTGCATGTTTCCAGTTGACTAGTCTACTTGTTCCCCGATACAGTCAATCACATTGACattaaaaaccccaaatatgataagataatttcactcaaaagaaaaaagtcaaaagcaaacaaaataatgtCGCCTCAAACAAACAGAGTAAATAAAGTGTGTGACCAATAAGGAAAAGGTAATTAACTTAAATATCAGCTGCACTTTGAGTGGCGCTGTGTTGAAATCAAATCTTAAAATCCATATCTTACATTCACCTGTTGTAACTTGCTTTGGACCTAATTTGTGTACTTCAGAGCAAAACCATCACTGAcccggagaaaagaaaagccctGCAGTGAAGTAAGTCACCAAATACTGGGAACAATCACTTGTCCCGCTGGCAGAACGTAAAGTAAATAAGATCAAGGATGagagttcaaaatgaaaatcagtTAATACTTCAATTCCTACCTTAACAGTGCAGTCtttggagcaggaggagaagcggTGACCCCTGTGAGAGAAAGCCAAGTGGAGGACTTGGTCGCTGTGCTCTCTCAGCgtctgaacctccacacagggGATACAGTCAAACAGACGCCTGAACTCCCTGTTCCATGACAGCGCCGCTGCATGGAGGTAGAATAAAAGTTAAAACTTCACCCACTTTAAACGTCTATAGAAaaagtgggggtttttttgtcattaaataATTGTCATCTTCTCAATTCCTAAGGGAAACATGTggtaataattaaatatttacaaGGGTGCCGGGGTACAGAGCGGGGGATGCGGTAGTAGCTGTAGAACAACTCCCTCCACAGGAACTCATCTCTGGAGACGGCCAGCCACTGTCGACAGGTCAGACCAGCTCTCAGCACGGCATCGTGGGGCAGACGCAGGAAGATCTCCAACACCAGGCTGTCTGGCAGAGCTGGGCCACACTCCATAATAACATCctgcgcaacacacacacacacacacacacacacacacacacacacacacacacacacacacacacacacacacacacacacacacacacacacacacacacacacacacacacacacacacacacacacacacacacacacacagtctccttAGAAtaattttattccatttgtTGTGTATCTGCTTGTTACAACTTTTCATTGAAGCTATAGGAAAATGAAGCAAATCGATaacttgtgcttttttttacacaatatcCACAAACTTGGCTGCACAGCACAAGTTTGAAGAAACAGTAACTGACCAACCGGAGTGCCACCATTTTGAgatcaaaacttttttttgtaccacAAACAAATATAGGGCTGAAACTCGTGATCATCTTCAGCATTTATTAAACTGCTAATTACTTTGtcaattaactgattaatcattTGGTCTATAAAAAGCAAGAAAATAGAGAGAgcaaaatattgatattgtatTTATACTATTAACAATGATATTCCACTGATATGCTAAATTCCATATGTTAAATTGAGCCTGGAATCTTAACTTGTCTCTATAAAACCACATAGGGTAAAGTTTCATCCCAGGGAGAAACACTGGACTCAACCTCaacaatagaaaatatatttaaaaatgtgacaacaTCACAGCTCCTCCACTATTGTTATGTAATATTTACTGACACTTGACATGTGCAAACTAGGATTCTGCGAGTAAGGTGTCAAGACGTGACAATAGTTCCTTGACTACGGTACAGAAAACGCTAAATTGGACACGGAcatagacacagagacacagacagacacagagacagagacagacacagacacagagacacagacagacacagagacagacacagacacagagacagacacagagacacagacacagagacacagacagacacagagacagacacagacacagacagacacagacacagacacagacacagagacacagacagacacagagacacagacacagacagagacagacacagacacagagacacagacagacacagagacagacgcatagacagacacagagacacagacagacacagagacacagacacacagacacagagacacagagacacagacaaagacagagacagacacagtgacacagacagacacacagacagacacagacacagagacacagacagacagagacagacgcagagacagacacagagacacagacacagagacacagacagacacagagacagacacagacacagagacacagacacagagacagacacagagacacagacagacacagagacagacacagagacacagacacagacagacacagagacacagacacagacagacacagagacagacacagagacacagacagacacagagacagacacagacagacacagagacagacacagacagacacagagacagacacagacacagagacacagacacagagacacagacagacacagagacagacacagagacacagacagacacagagacagacacagacacagagacacagacagacacagacacagagacacagagacacagacagacacagagacagacagacagcaccTCGAACGGAGCCATGTTGGCGTGGCATTTCTTCAAAACGACATCCCCACGAAGCAGCCGGGGCAACGCTCAGAATGTGACGTGTAATAAAACCATATCATAAACACGCAGCAGTGGCCTCGTCTGACTGTGAGCACATTCAAGTCGCCTCCCTCGCCGGACCGGAGCCCCGTGTGAAGATGACCTAACATGGACATTTTCGCTCGCAGCAAAGTGACTGTCTGTACAATGAGAGCGAACTTTACCAGACTCGCTTCGGACTCATGCGACATGAGCGAGATGAGGTCCCGACAACAAGAGGACGTTCATGTAAATTTGAGGATGTTGTTCAGTCGGTTTGCGGCTAAGCTAGCCAGGGACATCTATCCAGCTAGCGCAGAGCTAGCCGCTAGCCGGCCGTTTGTTTTCAACTGTTCGCGGCGTCCGACGACTAAGTTTCGGCGACAAGCGGCAACCTTCGCGAACCAGCGCCGCAGCTGCGCGAGGCAACCGGCTCGGCTCAGCAAAAGAGTTGCCGACGTTGAACTGAGACCCACCTGCTGGATCGGAGTGTGTTGGAGGAGAGAGTCAAACGGCTAGCTAGCGCTCAGAGCTAGCCACCGAGAAATGACAACAATCCTCCGGTGTTGTGTCGAACCGACGAGACTCTACCAACAGATAACAGAAACATCGCTGCAGCAAGACCGGCTCAATCGATCGATCCATCGATCGATCCATCCATCGATCGATCAAGGTAACAGCCACAAGATCGTTTGTCCTGACTAAAAAGCATTACAATGTTTAAGTTCTTTGCTGTTTTCGTTGTTGAGattgtcttgtctttttattttcagctaTTTCAACGGGGTTGATAACAGTGTTTTAAGACAGGCCACTTTATACATCAAAACAACACATATTTCCAATCAGTTAAAAGTAGCAGTATGTAATAACAAACTGTTTACAAGAAAAAGTCCAGCATTCTTAATTTTCCTTGATTAAAACATTCAATTTGTATTGACATATATAaagcattaaaaacaattatacaGTATGCAGATAATACACCATttcaaaatactgtatatatacagaaTATGATATGCCTGTATTTGTGAGGATATCTGTATTAATAGTTAGTGTAAAAGTGATTAcaatacttgagtaaatgtacaaGAGGCTGAAATGTTACTTTCCATCGCTCACTTAAATACACTGTGGtaacaaatgtgtttaatttCTTACATCTGAGACGAAAACTGATTAACTGACATGAAGTATGAAACAGACGTAGTGTgtgaatacaaaaacacacacacacttacattaaTAATGATGGTTACTTTGGACGTGTTACCATCAACAAGTAATTTTGGGACAAaagagaacacaaaaaaatgaccctCAGTGCAATCTTCACTTATTTTAAGTTATTGTCTGTGCATAAAATACATGATGTCATCGTTTATCTAATTGAATGTTATCTGACTCATAACCTTTAgtgcagtttttaaaacaaatctatCAACATAGAATAAAGAGATCCCTcatcattaattcatttgatCTTTTTACTCCCATAAAGGAGTAAGGAATGTAATACTACACTTCAGATGGTCATCTGACACCCCAGTGAGCCACCACAGCACAGTGTCACTGAAAAGTGTTCTGTCATTGTGGTCACACATGGCAACACTGACTGCACGGGAACAGCAGAGCTGCTGGGCTTCAAGACAAACTAGTGTAGAGAAGAAATAAAGTGGAGCAATGCTGTGACTAATTCTTTATCGTAAGTATTAAAACTTTTTGGGGAGAAGACAAAATTATAGCTAAGTTTTTAAACAGACAGCTAAGTAGCTGACAGGTTTTATAAACAAGGGGAATTATGACATAACTTTTCCCCACATGCAgctttattctttaaaaaagaattgtgtTTGGGAACAGATTTTAATAAGGCCTTTAAACATGAACATGCATCGTAGGTTAGTGTAAAACAGAATGTGTCACACCTGATAGGGGTAGGATCACGTTACCTGCCTCAGCATCACCTCAGCAGGACAGACTTGACTGCAGTGTGGCTGATATTACAAACAGATGAAATAATCActcctgtttgttttacactgttttctctgcagcacTGCGCAAAATGGCTGAGTGGATAGTTTGTTGCTGTGGCTCCTCGGAGAAAAACAGGACAGCAGCTGGATGACTGTACCAGTGCAAAGGTGCTCCTCACTCAGTATGTCAAATGTGATCATGTTGAAATAATGATCATTGTAGTTTTGATGCTTAAACTGTCTCACTTTCCTCACTGTGCAGGGCAGAAAGTGTGGACAGTTTCTGGTGATGACACATCATCACCCAGCAAAACTCCCCCCTAACTCCTCCGAGCGGCATGGATTGAAGAGATGCCctcattgtttgtgttgctctgcaGTTTGTTATAATGACGACTTGTCTGAAAACTCCTTTCTGGGAAGCCGGACAATGTCTGAAACCTGACAAGTGCAGCCGTAGCTCAGAAGTGACCAACATAATGTTTGTACCATGAAAAACTGATATGGTAATGTTGTAATCCAATTaattaaatatatgttttctgAAGTCATCTCACTCAGTGTTATAAACGTTTATTCTGTCTAGTTAATCTATTTTGACTTCCCTTTCCCCACTTTCCCTGAATATCTGGCGCCATcaagtggaggaaaaaacaactgcaGGAGCCAAACGCCtgaataaataagaaaagttgttttttttcatataatgaCCAAGGAAACGATATTAAATATCATTAAGACTATTATAGACTATTtcaaacaacttttttctcaGTAGCTAATCACAAGGAGcttataaaaaatgatgaattacAATTTAAACTAAAAGAAGGAACCCATTACAGCtggtaaattatattttgaatattcaaGATACATAATCCTgacatgatgaagatgatgctcAACTTTCAATTCTTATTAAAAACTTATCTGTTACTCTTTGTCCGTCCAGCAattcattaaaacatcaaaacatatacaaacacacatcacaaaccAAAACTGGACTGTATGAAATCTCCATGTAACAAACAAAATTAGGAAAAGCACACcaaggaagaaataaaaaacggTTATTACCTGTGGGAAAATGACTGATGGATTAAATTACGACACTTGGGCACACGAGACAGGACACACCTTGACACAGGGTTGTGGGCGGATTATGAGACACTTATTTGGATTATTGGCTCAGACGTGTAAAAGACTGGCCCACTTTTTTTGATCTGTGTCTAAtttgtgccttttttgtttcgtttggttgtttttgtgtctcagtgtggATGTTTGGAGTGTATTGTGGAGTGTCCAATACACTTAATGCATTTTTACTAAGTATCTTGTTATTTGACACTGACGAGAGGAGATCAGTGTATAGTcacagggggaagaaaaatctATGGTGGCCcagaagtgcaaatcacaacaacaatgatgGCAAATCACAGAACACAACGacatagagaaagaaaaaaaacaacagcaaataagaaaacacaaaagagacacATCACAAAACCTTGTTTGCAGCGttgtgttttcccatttgtcgttgtgatttgcacttcagggccaccgtacaacCTCCTCACACTCCTGAAACTGCACCTAGCCTCGCAAGGTACAACCCAGCACCTCTTGGCTGTGGGACACCAGACATCAGTGCGTTGTTTACCTGTCCCCTGTTTAACCCTGACACTAACTATACTCGGTGGGTCTCCAGCCACTGGGGTGCTAAACATTTTCTCCAAAGTTCACCTATCACAACTATTGCATTGACATGACCAATATAAGACAAGGAAtcttaaaatgattttcaaaatgttcaatttaaaaaaaagaagaagaaattcttCATTACTATCCAATAAAAGGAGATTTCAAGATGAagaattttacattttaggatCTTCTATGACCAAAAACCCTCCACAGCTCACAGGCCCCCATGGTGCGGAATGAGACAggcaatttagaaaaaaaaaaagatggcagtTTTATTCATAGAGGAAAAGAATCAATATAAATACCTCTCTTGATTTCACCTCTCAGAAATGATGGAGTACTGATGagaccaacaaaaacaagacattggATTATTAAAGTGAGTTGAATAAGTGTGTAAGTGCCTCTCAGGCCAGCTTCTTGTTTCATATGGGTGAACTAGACTAGATGATCAGAATAACTCAGAAAAGATATGAACATCAGTCTGTTCTCAGTTCTCACTCTTCGGTTTGGACTTTACTCTGTAAATTTGGATGCTGCAGTTTTTCAGAATCACATACTGCGGCGCTCAGCAATCACAAATAGAACCCATACAGTGTGTAATGTCACGTCATAGCATTTATTTAGAATAGAAGAAAgcacaaatgtatttacattcacaTGTACAGTGGCATACTTACAATACAATTTTACAATTACGCATGTTCTCCAAAGTATAGACAGTTCTGTACAAAGGGTTTAAAGTGACAATGTCAGTTTACAGTGTGGAACAAATGCAGCTGAAACGATGCAACGCCGGTGGAAAACGTGCCTTCGTCTGGACCGACTGCACAAAACTCTGACTGCAGGTACAGTTCACCTGAGCTGGTGAGGAtgtgatgcaaaacaaaaaatgcagaaaatatcTGTCTCACATTTGTGGTGATATTTGACACATGTTCAGTTTAGATTTACACACTGATGAGTCATTATATGTAAAATCTggacatatttcattttccaagATACAAACAGTAAAATATCTTTCTGTCGGAATCTTTGATCACATGATCACACATACAGGTAagcattaaaatataaatgtctcTGTATGATGCTTCACTATCACATGAACTCATGTAATTCCTTAATAAAGGCCTGTCTCGTGCGGAGCTTCCCTTCACTTCTCCGCAACGGCTCTAACCCTAAAGTGCAATGGTGTTCTGCGTGACTGTCCGCGCTGTGTCTGTCATCATAGCACCATGGTGGGGATGTGGTGCACCAGGGGcatctggtggtggtggtgctggtggtgcggCATGGCGGTGATCTGCGGTGGGGGTGGGGACACTTGGGGGGGCACGTCGGCGGCTTGTGCCGCCGGCTTGTGCCGCGCGCTCTTCTGGTGTGCCCTCAGGCCAGCCAGCTGCGAGTAGGCGCTCTGGCACACGTGGCACTTGTAGGGCCGCTCGCCGGTGTGCAGGCGGACGTGGTTGCGCAGTGTGGACGACTGACTGAAGCGGCGGTTGCAGAAGCGGCACACGAAGGGCTTGTCCAGGGTGTGGATGCGCATGTGGGAGCGCAGGTTGCTGCGCGAGTTGAACCCACGGTGGCAGATGACGCAGCGCATGCGACCCgcagtggtggtgatggaggcggcagaggaggaggaggaggaggaggtggaagaagagggggagcaTGAGGAAGGGCCTTCACACAAGTGGGAGTCATCTGGGAGAGGAAACGGAGAAAGATGATTTAGAAACCTTGTTTGGCTGCTGCCCAGTAACCAAAACTCTTGTAAATGATCCGTGCAAACTCACCAGTCCTGCTTTTCTTCAGGTGCTCCTCATCTACTCCGGGAACTCCAGGGATTCCCAggaatgtgttgtgtgtgtttccatacCAGACGAGCAGCTCCTGGTCCGGTGGGATTGTCTgcgggagggaaggagagaaaagggcaaAGGTCAGTTAATCCATTTGTGCTTTAACCGACGATCAACTGTCAACCCTCCCGCTCACCAGCAGGCGGCGCTTTTCTAAAGGACATTCACATGCtcgctggctgctgctgctgctgctgatggaaaaCTACAGTTTGAAGttgtcctcctcacctccacgGCTTTGTAGAAGATGCTGCTGCCGATCTGCACCACTTCGAGGTTCTGCTCCTGCTCGTTCCTGGCGCACTTGATGTAGGTCATCCAGCTGCGCTGATCCTCCTGACTGGCGTCGATGAAATAACGCACCGTGCCGTCCTCGTTGAACACCTGAGCGCACAAGGGAAACACTGAATTTAATATGACAACAAGGGgaaataagtaataaataagttAACATTTAACCTCAAGGGTCCAAGTTTCTGGATAACCTGCGTTGCACATCTTGTGCCACTGCGTCACACCTCGCAGGCCTTTCGCTGCGTAAAGATCACAAAGTGTCAGCTCACCTCCCACATGAGGTTGTTGTTCTTGAGCAGGTCGACGTGCTCGGGGGACAGGACCCTCCCCGTGAACGGTCCCATCTCGGTGCCCGCCTTGATCCAGGTCTTCGAGAAGATGCCCAGACCTTCTCCGGGGATCGAGCTCTGCGCGATGACCACCTCGCTGGGCAGCACCAGGCTGGACAGCTTCTGCACCTctgcaaagaaaagcaaatgaagaaagaaaaaatgagcgCGCGCAAAAAACCCAAGCTGGCAAGT from Scophthalmus maximus strain ysfricsl-2021 chromosome 20, ASM2237912v1, whole genome shotgun sequence encodes:
- the LOC118285564 gene encoding PR domain zinc finger protein 12-like, with the protein product MGSVLPADALALKSGFKCPGRSLSDVITSDILHSFLYGRWRNVLGEHLAEERHGSSGCSPKTAFTAEVLAQSFAGEVQKLSSLVLPSEVVIAQSSIPGEGLGIFSKTWIKAGTEMGPFTGRVLSPEHVDLLKNNNLMWEVFNEDGTVRYFIDASQEDQRSWMTYIKCARNEQEQNLEVVQIGSSIFYKAVETIPPDQELLVWYGNTHNTFLGIPGVPGVDEEHLKKSRTDDSHLCEGPSSCSPSSSTSSSSSSSAASITTTAGRMRCVICHRGFNSRSNLRSHMRIHTLDKPFVCRFCNRRFSQSSTLRNHVRLHTGERPYKCHVCQSAYSQLAGLRAHQKSARHKPAAQAADVPPQVSPPPPQITAMPHHQHHHHQMPLVHHIPTMVL